In Rhizobium sp. ZPR4, a genomic segment contains:
- the fumC gene encoding class II fumarate hydratase — translation MTSTRTETDTFGPIEVASDRYWGAQAQRSLGNFKIGWEKQPLSVVRALGIVKQAAARANMELGQLDPALGKAIVAAAQEVIDGKLNDHFPLVVWQTGSGTQSNMNANEVISNRAIEMLGGVMGSKKPVHPNDHVNMSQSSNDTYPTAMHIACAEQIVHHLLPALQHLHAALEKKVADFAHIIKIGRTHTQDATPLTLGQEFSGYAAQVASSIKRIELTLPGLCELAQGGTAVGTGLNAPIGFAERVADEIAGITGLPFVTAPNKFEALAAHDSMVFSHGAINAAAAALFKIANDIRLLGSGPRSGLGELSLPENEPGSSIMPGKVNPTQCEALTQVCIQVFGNNAALTFAGSQGHFELNVYNPMMAYNFLQSVQLLGDAAVSFTDNCVVGIEAREDNIKAGLERSLMLVTALAPKIGYDNAAKIAKTAHKNGTTLKEEALASGLVSSEEYDAIVRPETMIGPK, via the coding sequence ATGACGTCCACCCGCACCGAAACCGATACCTTTGGCCCGATCGAAGTCGCCAGCGACCGCTATTGGGGCGCACAGGCGCAGCGCTCGCTCGGCAATTTCAAGATCGGCTGGGAAAAGCAGCCGCTATCGGTCGTCCGCGCGCTCGGCATCGTCAAGCAAGCGGCCGCACGCGCCAATATGGAACTCGGCCAGCTCGACCCGGCGCTCGGCAAGGCAATCGTCGCGGCGGCGCAGGAAGTCATCGACGGCAAGCTCAACGATCACTTTCCGCTGGTCGTCTGGCAGACCGGCTCCGGCACGCAGTCGAACATGAACGCCAATGAGGTGATTTCGAACCGCGCGATCGAAATGCTCGGCGGTGTCATGGGCTCGAAGAAGCCGGTGCATCCGAACGACCACGTCAACATGAGCCAGTCGTCGAACGACACCTATCCGACGGCCATGCACATCGCCTGCGCCGAGCAGATCGTTCATCACTTGCTGCCAGCCTTGCAACATCTGCATGCCGCACTGGAAAAGAAGGTGGCCGACTTCGCCCATATCATCAAGATCGGCCGCACCCACACGCAGGATGCGACACCGCTGACGCTTGGCCAGGAATTTTCCGGCTATGCCGCCCAGGTCGCCTCCTCGATCAAGCGCATCGAGCTGACCCTGCCGGGCCTTTGCGAACTCGCCCAGGGCGGCACGGCGGTCGGAACCGGGCTCAACGCGCCGATCGGCTTTGCCGAGAGGGTCGCCGACGAGATCGCCGGGATTACCGGCCTGCCCTTCGTCACCGCGCCGAACAAGTTCGAGGCGCTGGCAGCCCATGACTCGATGGTGTTCAGCCACGGCGCGATCAACGCCGCGGCGGCAGCTCTCTTCAAGATCGCCAATGATATCCGCTTGCTCGGCTCCGGCCCGCGCTCCGGTCTCGGCGAATTGTCGTTGCCGGAAAACGAGCCGGGCTCCTCGATCATGCCGGGCAAGGTCAATCCGACCCAGTGCGAAGCGCTGACGCAGGTCTGCATTCAGGTCTTCGGCAACAATGCCGCCCTCACCTTTGCCGGCAGCCAGGGCCATTTCGAGCTCAACGTCTATAATCCGATGATGGCCTACAATTTCCTGCAGTCTGTGCAGTTGCTCGGCGACGCCGCCGTCTCCTTCACCGATAATTGCGTCGTCGGCATCGAGGCGCGCGAAGACAACATCAAGGCAGGCCTGGAGCGGTCACTGATGCTGGTGACGGCACTCGCGCCGAAGATCGGCTACGACAATGCCGCAAAGATCGCCAAGACGGCCCACAAGAATGGCACGACGCTGAAGGAAGAAGCGCTCGCAAGCGGATTGGTGTCTTCGGAGGAATATGACGCCATCGTCCGGCCGGAGACGATGATAGGTCCGAAGTAA
- a CDS encoding nucleotidyltransferase family protein — protein MSITTSDFVAHVLENQINRELLDRLPLLKLPQCILTAGCLFQTVWNFKSGHSPTWGVKDYDIFYFDDRDLSWEAEDKVIQKVKQALGSLADRIEIRNQARVHLWYSKKFGRSYPPLQRAEEGIDRYLISCTRVGIRAEGGSVYAPDGFDDMWNGILRINPANAQPDLFKRKCADFLIRWPWLSIRY, from the coding sequence ATGTCGATAACGACATCCGACTTTGTAGCGCATGTGCTGGAGAATCAGATCAACAGGGAACTGCTTGATCGCCTTCCTCTTCTCAAGCTACCCCAATGCATCCTTACTGCCGGATGCCTATTTCAAACGGTGTGGAATTTCAAAAGTGGGCATTCCCCGACATGGGGCGTCAAAGATTACGATATCTTCTATTTTGATGATCGAGATCTATCGTGGGAAGCCGAAGATAAAGTCATTCAGAAGGTGAAGCAGGCTCTCGGAAGTTTGGCGGATCGGATCGAGATTCGAAATCAGGCTCGAGTTCATCTTTGGTATTCGAAAAAATTCGGAAGGTCTTATCCGCCTCTTCAGCGCGCGGAAGAAGGCATTGATCGCTATCTGATCTCCTGCACTCGTGTTGGCATAAGAGCAGAAGGTGGAAGCGTGTACGCGCCAGATGGCTTCGATGACATGTGGAACGGCATATTGCGCATAAACCCTGCCAATGCACAGCCAGATCTGTTCAAACGAAAATGTGCTGACTTTCTGATCAGGTGGCCTTGGCTATCGATAAGATACTGA
- a CDS encoding fumarate hydratase, whose product MADDLFPLGDDTTPYRKISGDYVSVDTFKGQEILTVDPEGIRLLAETAFADINHLLRPGHLKQLASILEDPEATDNDRFVAYDLLKNANIAAGGVLPMCQDTGTAIIMAKKGRRVWTEGGDSGAMAKGVLDAYEKKNLRYSQLAPIKMFEEKNTKNNLPAQIDIYEEGTDAYEFLFVAKGGGSANKTFLYQGTPSLLTHDRMLDFLKEKILTLGTAACPPYHLAIVIGGTSAEMNLKTVKLASTRYLDCLPTEGSESGHAFRDVEMEKEIHKLTQSLGVGAQFGGKYFCHDVRVIRLPRHGASLPIGLGVSCSADRQAKGKITRDGIFIEQLETDPSKYMPEIDEAKLSESMIRIDLNRPMADILAELSAHPVKTHLSLTGTIIVARDLAHAKIRERLEKGEGMPEYLKNHPVYYAGPAKTPAGYASGSFGPTTAGRMDSYVDQFQSFGGSMVMLAKGNRSRAVREACRKYGGFYLGSIGGPAARLAQDCIKKVEVLEYPELGMEAVWKIEVEDFPAFIVIDDKGNDFFQELNLG is encoded by the coding sequence ATGGCTGACGATCTATTTCCCCTCGGCGACGACACGACCCCCTATCGCAAGATTTCCGGCGATTATGTTTCCGTCGACACGTTCAAAGGCCAGGAGATCCTGACCGTCGACCCCGAAGGCATCCGGCTGCTTGCCGAAACGGCCTTTGCCGATATCAATCATCTTTTGCGCCCTGGCCATTTGAAGCAGCTCGCGTCAATCCTGGAAGATCCTGAGGCGACCGACAACGACCGCTTCGTCGCCTACGATCTGCTGAAAAACGCCAATATCGCCGCCGGTGGCGTGCTTCCGATGTGCCAGGACACCGGCACTGCCATCATCATGGCGAAGAAGGGCCGCCGCGTCTGGACCGAAGGCGGCGACAGCGGCGCGATGGCCAAGGGCGTACTCGACGCCTACGAGAAGAAGAACCTGCGTTACTCGCAGCTCGCGCCGATCAAGATGTTCGAGGAAAAGAACACCAAGAACAATCTGCCGGCGCAGATCGACATCTATGAAGAAGGCACCGACGCCTACGAATTCCTCTTCGTCGCCAAGGGCGGCGGCTCGGCCAACAAGACCTTTCTCTACCAGGGTACGCCTTCGCTGCTCACCCATGACCGCATGCTGGATTTCCTGAAAGAGAAGATCCTGACGCTCGGCACGGCAGCCTGCCCCCCCTATCATCTCGCCATCGTCATCGGCGGCACGTCAGCGGAGATGAACCTGAAGACGGTCAAGCTCGCCTCGACGCGATATCTCGACTGTCTTCCCACGGAAGGCTCCGAAAGCGGGCACGCCTTCCGGGATGTCGAAATGGAGAAGGAAATTCACAAGCTGACGCAGAGCCTCGGCGTCGGCGCGCAGTTTGGCGGCAAGTATTTCTGCCACGACGTCCGCGTCATCCGCCTGCCCCGCCATGGCGCCTCGCTGCCGATCGGGCTTGGTGTCTCCTGTTCCGCCGACCGTCAGGCGAAGGGCAAGATCACCCGCGACGGCATCTTCATCGAACAGCTCGAGACCGATCCGTCGAAATACATGCCCGAAATCGACGAAGCCAAGCTTTCGGAATCGATGATCCGCATCGATCTCAACCGGCCGATGGCCGATATCCTGGCCGAGTTGTCGGCGCATCCGGTCAAGACGCACCTGTCGCTCACCGGCACCATCATCGTCGCGCGTGATCTGGCACATGCCAAGATCCGTGAACGCCTGGAAAAGGGCGAAGGCATGCCGGAATACTTGAAGAACCATCCGGTCTATTATGCCGGTCCGGCAAAGACGCCGGCCGGCTATGCCTCCGGCTCCTTCGGCCCGACGACCGCGGGCCGCATGGACAGCTATGTCGACCAGTTCCAGTCGTTCGGCGGCTCCATGGTCATGCTTGCCAAGGGCAACCGTTCGCGCGCCGTGCGTGAAGCCTGCAGGAAATATGGCGGCTTCTATCTCGGTTCGATCGGCGGTCCGGCAGCGCGCCTTGCCCAGGATTGCATCAAGAAAGTAGAGGTTCTCGAATATCCCGAACTCGGCATGGAAGCCGTCTGGAAGATCGAGGTCGAGGATTTTCCCGCCTTCATCGTCATTGACGACAAGGGCAACGATTTCTTCCAGGAACTCAATCTAGGATAG
- a CDS encoding GGDEF domain-containing protein — protein sequence MSTAIAPKAQIPDVAGQITYAMRSMGVAPIPRNYELFYEAYIGSNLALTRELAALGKSATQEELDEIGAKYFPHHAGRVFDDAHARLTSELDAVLRALRQEQTTLQSYNRLLGETCQSISSRSHNSAELLRGAIDMLAAATGDTMAHGEKTVENVAQRSQEMELVRKELDEYKRIANTDALTRLSNRRAFEDRLISIFDNHLTRPTTALVLADIDHFKRINDTFGHPVGDKILATVASIIRANVRRDVFVARIGGEEFALILEAASVEDVTTVCERIRRTLEMTPFKNSRTRVDYGPITLSLGICMASEAADSGELYNKADLALYCAKNAGRNCSSVYQDGMQKDFTKSWLIYKN from the coding sequence ATGAGTACGGCGATTGCGCCCAAGGCGCAAATTCCCGACGTGGCAGGGCAGATTACATACGCCATGCGATCCATGGGGGTCGCACCTATTCCGCGCAATTACGAACTTTTCTACGAAGCCTATATCGGCTCCAATCTCGCTCTCACCCGTGAACTGGCAGCTCTCGGCAAGAGCGCCACGCAGGAAGAGCTGGACGAGATAGGCGCTAAGTATTTCCCGCATCACGCAGGTCGCGTCTTCGACGATGCGCACGCTCGCCTGACCTCCGAACTTGATGCCGTCCTGCGCGCCCTGCGCCAGGAACAGACGACGCTCCAGAGCTACAATCGCCTGCTGGGCGAGACCTGCCAAAGCATAAGCTCCAGGAGCCACAACAGCGCCGAACTGCTGCGCGGCGCCATCGACATGCTCGCCGCTGCGACGGGCGACACCATGGCTCATGGTGAAAAGACGGTCGAGAACGTCGCCCAGCGCAGCCAGGAAATGGAGCTGGTCCGCAAGGAGTTGGACGAATACAAGCGCATCGCCAACACCGATGCCCTGACCCGCCTTTCCAACCGCCGCGCCTTCGAGGACCGGCTGATCTCCATCTTCGACAACCATTTGACCCGCCCGACGACGGCGCTGGTGCTCGCCGATATCGATCACTTCAAGCGGATCAACGACACATTCGGCCATCCGGTCGGCGACAAGATCCTTGCGACCGTCGCCTCCATCATCCGCGCCAATGTACGCCGCGATGTCTTCGTTGCCCGCATTGGCGGCGAGGAATTCGCCCTGATTCTGGAAGCCGCCAGCGTCGAAGACGTCACGACAGTCTGCGAACGAATCCGCCGCACGCTGGAGATGACGCCTTTCAAGAATTCCCGCACCAGGGTCGATTACGGTCCGATCACCCTCTCGCTCGGCATCTGCATGGCTTCGGAAGCAGCCGATTCAGGAGAGCTGTATAACAAGGCCGATCTGGCGCTTTACTGCGCCAAGAATGCCGGCCGCAACTGCAGCAGTGTCTATCAGGACGGCATGCAGAAGGATTTCACCAAAAGTTGGCTCATCTACAAAAATTAG
- a CDS encoding pyridoxamine 5'-phosphate oxidase family protein produces the protein MRIVTSVEELKGLYGDAGEASITKVASVLTPLYRRMIEVSPFMALATVGPEGLDCSPRGDLGGVVRVEDEKTLHLPDWRGNNRVDSLANIVRDPRIALMFLIPGSNTTMRLNGRAVVSIEPTLLDSFEMDGKHPRCVIVITIEEVYFQCARAVMRAELWNAERFVDPASLPSPGMMLKAARADFDQETYDREAPARAAKTLW, from the coding sequence ATGCGTATCGTTACTTCAGTCGAGGAACTGAAAGGGCTCTATGGGGATGCCGGCGAGGCGTCGATCACCAAGGTAGCGAGCGTCCTGACACCGCTCTATCGCCGGATGATCGAAGTATCGCCCTTCATGGCATTGGCAACGGTCGGACCGGAGGGTCTGGATTGCTCACCGCGCGGTGATCTGGGTGGGGTCGTTCGCGTGGAGGATGAGAAGACCCTGCATCTGCCGGATTGGCGCGGCAATAACCGCGTCGATTCTCTTGCGAATATCGTGCGCGATCCGCGCATTGCGCTGATGTTCCTCATCCCCGGGTCGAATACGACGATGAGGCTCAATGGTCGGGCAGTCGTCTCTATCGAGCCGACTTTACTCGACAGTTTCGAGATGGATGGCAAGCATCCACGCTGCGTCATCGTCATCACGATCGAGGAAGTCTATTTCCAGTGCGCGCGGGCGGTGATGCGAGCTGAGCTTTGGAATGCGGAACGGTTCGTCGATCCGGCAAGCCTGCCGAGCCCCGGTATGATGCTCAAGGCTGCAAGGGCCGATTTCGATCAGGAAACTTATGATCGCGAGGCGCCGGCGCGGGCGGCCAAGACGCTGTGGTAA
- a CDS encoding alpha/beta fold hydrolase, translating into MPSFALEVTRSGLSGLERLSPRLAGKAAFRLFCLTPSRRPRGSKAKAAHMEGRERLLAAERVMLPFPGGRAMAYRFNGGAKGSRKRYLVVHGWGSSSEYMSELATFLADRGAEVISLDLPGHGRSGGRFLNVRLAVSAIAAASARFGGFDAAIGHSFGGASLTLASAGFLPDVDPLQPGKLVLIGAPSAMGWLFKDFGRLMRLGPATQASLEDEVRRVTGRTLASYDQKRGRLDPSRPVLVVHAEDDKEVSADHARAYAAEGSHVHLFWANGFGHRRIVSAPPVFDAIESFLAEDIEAENPLGNQDGTVLSFYRTSLRRSS; encoded by the coding sequence ATGCCATCCTTTGCGCTCGAGGTCACCCGGTCGGGTCTGTCCGGTCTTGAAAGGCTGTCTCCGCGGCTGGCCGGCAAGGCAGCTTTCCGGCTTTTCTGTCTGACGCCATCGCGCCGGCCGCGCGGCTCAAAGGCCAAGGCGGCGCATATGGAGGGCAGGGAGCGTCTTCTGGCGGCGGAGCGGGTGATGCTGCCGTTTCCGGGCGGCCGCGCCATGGCCTATCGTTTCAATGGCGGAGCCAAGGGATCGCGCAAACGCTATCTCGTGGTACATGGTTGGGGTTCCAGCAGTGAATACATGTCCGAGCTTGCTACCTTCCTTGCCGATCGTGGGGCAGAGGTGATCTCGCTCGATCTTCCCGGGCATGGCCGTTCGGGCGGACGGTTCCTGAATGTGCGTCTGGCCGTTTCCGCCATCGCAGCCGCTTCTGCCCGCTTCGGAGGTTTCGATGCCGCGATCGGACATTCCTTCGGCGGCGCGTCTCTGACGCTGGCCTCTGCCGGCTTTCTACCCGATGTCGATCCGCTCCAGCCGGGCAAGCTGGTGCTGATCGGCGCGCCGAGCGCCATGGGCTGGCTGTTCAAGGATTTCGGCCGCCTGATGCGGCTCGGGCCGGCGACACAAGCGAGCCTGGAAGACGAGGTTCGCCGCGTGACGGGCAGAACGCTTGCCTCCTATGACCAGAAGCGCGGCAGGCTCGATCCGAGCCGACCGGTCCTTGTCGTTCATGCCGAAGATGACAAGGAGGTGAGTGCCGATCATGCTCGCGCCTATGCCGCCGAGGGATCGCATGTCCACCTTTTCTGGGCTAATGGCTTCGGTCATCGGCGCATCGTCAGCGCTCCGCCGGTCTTTGACGCCATCGAAAGCTTCCTCGCCGAGGATATCGAGGCGGAAAATCCGCTCGGAAATCAGGACGGGACGGTGCTATCGTTTTATCGAACCTCGCTGCGTCGCTCGTCATAG
- a CDS encoding MarR family transcriptional regulator — protein MNKNQSLPWDHPRFRSWIAVARACQLMQQSLARELAHLDIKPPHLDILVNLFRFEGISQQELARKLLVGRSNMSMLLPQMEKRGLIERRSDRLDKRVLRLHLTEEGRRVTGEAMTIQTALIDRMLSDAPIEECEAITVHMERIVSLLIQEEREPLEPVGDQ, from the coding sequence ATGAACAAAAATCAATCCCTTCCCTGGGACCATCCGCGTTTTCGAAGCTGGATCGCCGTGGCGCGCGCCTGCCAGCTGATGCAACAATCACTGGCGCGGGAATTGGCGCATCTCGACATCAAGCCGCCGCATCTCGACATTCTCGTCAACCTGTTTCGCTTTGAAGGGATTTCCCAGCAGGAACTCGCCCGCAAGCTATTGGTCGGCCGCTCCAACATGAGCATGTTGTTGCCGCAGATGGAAAAGCGGGGACTGATCGAACGGCGCAGCGACCGTCTCGACAAGCGCGTGCTCCGCCTCCACCTGACCGAGGAAGGGCGACGTGTCACAGGGGAAGCCATGACCATCCAGACCGCGCTCATCGACCGGATGCTCTCGGATGCGCCGATCGAAGAGTGCGAAGCGATCACCGTGCATATGGAGCGCATCGTCAGCCTCCTGATACAGGAAGAGCGTGAACCGCTGGAGCCCGTTGGCGATCAATGA
- a CDS encoding low temperature requirement protein A yields MILGGRENWLRAKGSKNESKVSFVELFFDLVFVFSISQLAHALAEHFTPLGALEAIMLIFAVWWVWVFTAWVTNWLDPDRMPVRIMLFTLMFAGLILSASIPEAFGEKAIFFAGAYVFMQVGRSLFTVYALKNASAANHRNFLRITSWLVLSGIFWIAGALMEGEARIVLWLIALVIEYSAPALGFRVPGLGKSTTADWDVSGAHLAERCALFIIICLGEAVLQAGKTFAEQPVTPLIVAVFITAFVGTVALWWIYFQFGHERAAHRIEHDDTPGSLARQAFTYAHIPILAGIILSVVGDEFLFAHPHDAADMHAAAALLGGPAVFLLGNLWFKGVTTGRPPLSHMAGLVGLALLLITLPMVVVYQLGILATAVLVVVAIWEFASLNRVVPSARSTGDH; encoded by the coding sequence ATGATCCTTGGGGGTAGGGAAAATTGGCTTCGCGCCAAGGGCAGCAAGAACGAGAGCAAGGTCTCCTTCGTCGAGCTGTTTTTCGATCTGGTCTTCGTTTTCTCGATTTCGCAGCTTGCCCATGCGCTGGCCGAGCATTTCACCCCATTGGGCGCCCTCGAAGCGATCATGCTGATCTTCGCGGTGTGGTGGGTCTGGGTTTTTACCGCCTGGGTGACGAACTGGCTCGATCCGGATCGAATGCCGGTACGCATCATGCTCTTCACGCTGATGTTTGCCGGGCTAATCCTCTCGGCCTCGATCCCCGAAGCTTTCGGCGAGAAGGCGATTTTCTTTGCCGGCGCCTACGTCTTCATGCAGGTGGGACGCTCGCTGTTCACCGTCTACGCCCTCAAGAATGCCAGTGCGGCCAACCATCGCAATTTCCTGCGTATCACCAGCTGGCTCGTCCTGTCCGGCATCTTCTGGATCGCTGGTGCGCTGATGGAAGGCGAGGCCCGCATCGTGCTTTGGCTGATCGCTCTCGTCATCGAATATTCGGCCCCTGCGCTCGGCTTCCGGGTACCTGGGCTCGGCAAGTCGACGACGGCGGACTGGGATGTGTCGGGCGCGCATCTGGCCGAACGCTGTGCGCTATTCATCATCATCTGCCTCGGCGAAGCGGTCCTGCAGGCTGGCAAGACCTTCGCCGAGCAGCCGGTAACGCCCTTGATAGTCGCGGTATTCATCACCGCTTTCGTCGGCACGGTTGCTCTCTGGTGGATCTACTTTCAGTTCGGTCATGAAAGGGCGGCACATCGTATCGAACATGACGACACGCCCGGCAGCCTCGCGCGCCAGGCGTTCACCTACGCGCATATTCCGATCCTCGCCGGAATCATTCTGAGCGTCGTCGGAGACGAATTCCTCTTTGCTCATCCGCATGATGCTGCCGACATGCACGCTGCAGCTGCCCTACTCGGTGGGCCGGCGGTCTTCCTGCTTGGAAATCTTTGGTTCAAAGGGGTGACCACCGGCCGGCCGCCACTGTCGCACATGGCTGGGCTCGTCGGGCTGGCGCTGCTGCTCATCACCTTGCCGATGGTCGTGGTCTACCAGCTCGGCATTCTCGCCACAGCCGTGCTTGTCGTCGTTGCTATCTGGGAATTCGCCTCGTTGAACCGGGTCGTTCCTTCGGCACGTTCGACTGGCGATCATTGA
- a CDS encoding DUF971 domain-containing protein — protein sequence MSDVWPTELRVSKDRRHLTVTFDNGASFDLPAEMLRVLSPSAEVQGHGPGQKVTVPGKRDVGIMSMTPTGNYAVRIGFDDMHDTGIFTWSYLRELGEKGQELFTAYEAELKEKGLSRDPIGKPH from the coding sequence ATGAGTGACGTTTGGCCGACCGAATTGCGGGTCTCGAAAGATCGTCGTCACCTCACGGTGACATTCGACAATGGCGCGAGCTTCGATTTGCCGGCCGAGATGCTGCGGGTGCTGTCGCCCTCCGCGGAAGTCCAGGGACATGGGCCGGGGCAGAAGGTTACCGTGCCGGGCAAGCGCGATGTCGGCATCATGTCGATGACGCCTACCGGCAATTATGCCGTGCGCATCGGCTTCGACGACATGCACGACACCGGCATTTTCACATGGTCCTATCTGCGCGAGCTCGGAGAGAAAGGCCAAGAGCTTTTCACGGCCTATGAGGCCGAGTTGAAGGAAAAGGGTCTCAGTCGTGACCCGATCGGAAAGCCGCACTAG